A single region of the Gammaproteobacteria bacterium genome encodes:
- a CDS encoding efflux RND transporter periplasmic adaptor subunit has protein sequence MSKVGLLLGLMLSLLALEGRAAAFPVVFEASQRAVLSADRSGTLERVVVSEGSVVKKGALLARLGSAELVLLRKRQEASLRFLNGQLNNAVRLRKNGLAGLDEENRARMERDLSRADLKILKRQISESSIRAPFAATVVAKLAKAHEWVQEGQPVVELVNTHRLRAVANVDVAAAVLLKRGDQHRFQLPDLRTSVLGKVTALVPDVDVRSNTMKVMWKIETQPQGLLAGMKGTVEFGN, from the coding sequence GTGTCTAAAGTAGGTTTGTTATTGGGTCTGATGTTATCTCTGTTGGCCTTAGAAGGGCGAGCAGCGGCTTTTCCGGTGGTGTTTGAAGCCTCACAACGGGCGGTGTTGTCGGCGGATCGTTCCGGTACCTTGGAGAGGGTGGTGGTGAGCGAAGGTTCGGTGGTGAAAAAGGGCGCGTTGTTGGCGCGTTTGGGCAGTGCCGAACTGGTCTTATTGCGTAAACGACAAGAGGCCAGCCTGAGATTTTTGAATGGGCAGCTCAATAACGCCGTGCGTTTGCGTAAAAATGGCTTGGCGGGGCTGGATGAAGAAAATCGCGCGCGCATGGAGCGTGATCTCTCTCGTGCAGATCTAAAAATTCTTAAACGCCAGATTAGCGAGTCGTCGATTCGTGCGCCTTTTGCGGCCACCGTGGTGGCCAAATTGGCCAAAGCGCACGAGTGGGTGCAGGAAGGCCAGCCGGTGGTGGAGCTGGTTAATACCCACCGTTTGCGTGCCGTGGCGAATGTTGATGTGGCGGCAGCGGTGTTATTGAAGAGGGGTGATCAGCATCGTTTTCAGCTGCCGGATCTGCGCACCTCGGTATTGGGTAAGGTGACCGCACTGGTGCCCGATGTGGACGTACGCAGCAATACGATGAAGGTGATGTGGAAGATTGAGACACAGCCGCAAGGCTTGTTGGCGGGCATGAAAGGGACGGTTGAGTTTGGAAATTAA
- a CDS encoding HlyD family efflux transporter periplasmic adaptor subunit produces the protein MEIKLPNSSEQLLVRFIRLCGDALAAPQRQEAAALIVNRIAEISRTDRAVLVVLGARDPLLAVSGGAELAQDHAFADAMCSLRELYSESNFGVLVQSLSNGEQHPALFQLQQEMGGSALLWLPLQISADGSDRAEYALCLQRWSGISWHQNDLQLLQHAASFLGQALQRQRKKRLNSQRRWWWGAAALLLATLFVPVTASITAPLKIIADRPAYLFSSMDGIVRELYVRPGQWVEAGELLFSFDARVLEKRLQEAQQKVAVVRAELMSQQAAAYGDSKARAEVPVKQLQVEQAEADVRFYQMQRQRADVKAEQAGVVVLDDPEALIGASLRTGELILSLADPQRVKARLMVAAGDVGLVNQGAKMDVRLDHDPFRVLQAKVAQVGFEVRLSEDQVPSVIVDGVWENTPSGVRPGQRGVAKVFSDSTLLGMQLLRKPWLALRGFFWALSQSLQQQQSRKKKHR, from the coding sequence TTGGAAATTAAGCTGCCCAACAGCAGCGAACAGCTGCTGGTGCGTTTTATTCGCCTTTGTGGTGATGCGTTGGCAGCTCCGCAGCGACAAGAGGCGGCGGCCTTGATTGTGAACCGTATTGCTGAGATCAGTCGTACTGACCGCGCTGTGCTGGTGGTGTTAGGTGCTCGTGATCCCCTGTTGGCGGTCAGTGGTGGGGCTGAATTGGCACAGGATCATGCCTTTGCTGATGCGATGTGTTCATTACGCGAGTTGTATTCTGAGTCAAACTTTGGGGTGTTGGTGCAGTCGTTGTCCAACGGGGAGCAACATCCGGCGTTGTTTCAATTGCAACAGGAGATGGGCGGCAGTGCTTTGTTGTGGTTGCCGTTGCAGATCAGTGCTGATGGGTCGGATCGAGCGGAATACGCGCTCTGTTTGCAGCGTTGGTCGGGGATCAGTTGGCACCAAAATGATCTGCAACTGTTGCAACACGCCGCTTCGTTTTTAGGCCAAGCGTTGCAGCGGCAACGGAAAAAGCGGCTCAATTCTCAGCGACGTTGGTGGTGGGGGGCGGCGGCTCTGTTGCTGGCCACGCTGTTTGTACCGGTGACGGCCAGCATCACCGCGCCGCTAAAGATTATTGCTGATCGTCCCGCTTATTTGTTTTCCAGCATGGACGGCATTGTGCGTGAGCTGTATGTGCGTCCTGGCCAGTGGGTGGAAGCAGGTGAGTTGCTGTTCAGTTTTGATGCGCGGGTGTTGGAGAAACGGCTGCAAGAGGCTCAGCAGAAAGTGGCGGTGGTGCGTGCGGAGTTAATGAGCCAACAGGCGGCGGCCTACGGCGATTCCAAGGCCCGTGCTGAGGTGCCGGTGAAACAATTGCAAGTGGAGCAAGCCGAAGCGGACGTGCGTTTTTATCAGATGCAGCGCCAACGCGCCGATGTTAAAGCGGAGCAGGCGGGGGTGGTGGTTTTGGATGATCCTGAGGCCTTGATCGGAGCGTCCTTGCGTACCGGCGAATTGATCTTGAGTTTGGCCGATCCACAGCGGGTTAAAGCGCGTTTGATGGTGGCGGCGGGTGATGTGGGTTTGGTTAACCAAGGGGCAAAAATGGATGTGCGTTTGGATCACGATCCGTTTCGAGTTTTACAGGCTAAGGTAGCGCAGGTGGGGTTTGAGGTGCGTCTGTCAGAGGATCAGGTGCCGTCGGTGATTGTGGATGGGGTGTGGGAAAACACACCATCAGGTGTGCGCCCTGGTCAACGAGGAGTAGCGAAGGTGTTTTCTGATAGCACTTTATTGGGTATGCAGTTGCTGCGTAAACCGTGGTTGGCATTGCGTGGTTTTTTTTGGGCTTTAAGCCAATCTTTGCAGCAGCAACAGAGCAGAAAAAAGAAACATCGCTAA
- a CDS encoding EF-hand domain-containing protein, whose amino-acid sequence MDRFDKNGDNKIDLHEWQAVRKAAQQEVRKQHAEMRLQADTHLIKAPKERPFILSNKNPQQLAWRYRLWAWLHLAMFLFSALLLLQRLA is encoded by the coding sequence TTGGATCGTTTTGATAAAAACGGCGACAATAAAATTGATCTTCACGAGTGGCAAGCGGTACGCAAAGCAGCACAGCAAGAAGTCAGAAAACAACACGCCGAAATGCGTCTACAAGCAGATACTCACCTTATAAAAGCCCCCAAAGAACGCCCGTTTATTCTCTCTAACAAAAACCCACAACAACTGGCGTGGCGTTATCGACTTTGGGCTTGGCTGCATTTAGCGATGTTTCTTTTTTCTGCTCTGTTGCTGCTGCAAAGATTGGCTTAA
- a CDS encoding LemA family protein, giving the protein MDTPRLIFLLFSATAVIYAILIYNRLISLKHNVKKAWGNIDVLLKQRHDELPKLIATCKQYMQHEQETLRQVTEARSRVAKAQSRTDMPALDLAEDQLRAGLGQLFAVVENYPELKADEHFQHLQGRISNLENTISDRREFYNEVVNINNIRIEQFPDLLIAHLFHFEPHRLLSFRKHEIKDINVQQLFKG; this is encoded by the coding sequence ATGGACACACCTCGGCTTATTTTTCTACTCTTCAGTGCCACTGCCGTTATTTACGCCATCTTAATTTACAACCGTTTAATCTCCCTCAAACACAATGTAAAAAAAGCCTGGGGAAACATTGATGTCTTATTAAAACAGCGCCACGATGAACTGCCCAAACTGATCGCCACCTGCAAACAATACATGCAGCACGAGCAAGAAACTTTACGACAAGTGACTGAAGCGCGCAGTCGGGTCGCCAAAGCCCAATCCCGAACCGATATGCCAGCTCTAGATCTGGCCGAAGACCAACTGCGTGCCGGTTTAGGCCAGTTGTTTGCGGTGGTAGAAAATTATCCTGAACTGAAAGCTGATGAACATTTTCAACACCTGCAAGGGCGCATCAGCAATTTAGAAAACACCATCAGTGATCGACGTGAATTTTACAACGAAGTGGTCAACATCAATAACATCCGTATTGAGCAATTTCCTGATCTACTGATTGCACACCTGTTTCATTTTGAACCTCATCGTCTGCTCAGTTTTCGCAAACACGAAATTAAAGACATCAACGTACAACAGCTTTTTAAAGGTTAA
- a CDS encoding HD domain-containing phosphohydrolase, which translates to MTSAQTPPRLKHRWLLMSSLLLFFIGLSLSLSHLLLEKERQRDLRIWQEKLNLIANSRQSAVQSWLQDQYNTLEALAWNSSLQLYMTQLNLKTTQDSTPDSSEYAEQSYLRDLLEASANSSEFANHSTLPRSNANLPTWGSAGIALLNASGKIEVQSRAFPAQTRTVAELIRLAQQSGKRHLSQPYLNHKEQLSLAFIVPVQALQGAHAQPIAYLLGVQPIAAALQKNLQQQGLSNSSQENLLLIKEVNHLTYLNQHRNSAALQRRINRNQNIAAAQAAKQTGKFIQNLDYAGQEVLLTSRPILHTPWILISKINRAEALQESLSRQRFLSGLLILLFISVGLGLLAAWRHGTSRRYQQLNLQLNQQSSKLQDQQQLLHSITDNVSDCIALIDSQQRLIFVNKALAQKLDSQAEQLHGKTLHDTFGPYTSKRLEQASKQAQTQQKPYSLRHNLEIAGKTGIYHSTFRHLTPTDNSEAVTLCVAHDLTQIMAAENQQQQMLSQLINTLTKVLETHDPYSVKHAERVTEVADQLAQQLNLNQQQQQTVHLAASLINVGKFYLPQEVLNKKEPLTLDERQQVQQHLQHTQTLLQEINFTGPVLKTIQQSFERLDGSGYPDALTNKQIQIEGRILAVANSLIAMVQPRPWREALDKQTAINHLLADSAQYDRKVVAALLNFAENHAPEDWLQE; encoded by the coding sequence ATGACTTCAGCACAGACCCCACCCCGCTTAAAACACCGCTGGCTATTGATGAGCAGCCTCTTGCTCTTTTTTATTGGCTTAAGCCTTTCTCTAAGCCATCTGTTGCTGGAAAAAGAACGGCAGCGAGATTTGCGCATCTGGCAAGAAAAACTCAACCTCATCGCCAACAGTCGTCAAAGTGCCGTGCAAAGCTGGCTGCAAGATCAATACAACACCTTGGAAGCCTTAGCGTGGAACAGCTCCTTGCAACTTTACATGACCCAGTTAAACCTAAAAACCACACAAGACTCGACCCCAGACAGTTCTGAATACGCCGAACAGAGCTATCTGCGTGACCTGCTGGAAGCGAGTGCCAACAGCAGCGAATTTGCCAACCACAGCACACTGCCCCGCAGCAACGCCAATTTGCCCACATGGGGATCGGCGGGCATCGCGCTGCTGAACGCCAGCGGCAAAATTGAAGTACAAAGTCGCGCCTTTCCAGCCCAGACCCGCACTGTTGCAGAATTAATTCGCCTTGCACAACAGAGTGGCAAACGGCACTTAAGCCAACCGTATTTAAATCACAAGGAACAGCTGAGCCTCGCTTTTATTGTCCCCGTACAAGCCCTGCAAGGCGCTCATGCCCAGCCCATCGCCTATCTACTGGGCGTTCAACCCATTGCCGCAGCCTTGCAAAAAAACCTGCAACAACAAGGCTTAAGCAACTCCAGCCAAGAAAATTTGCTGTTGATAAAAGAGGTCAATCACCTCACCTATCTGAATCAACACCGCAACAGCGCCGCTTTACAACGGCGCATCAACCGCAACCAAAACATCGCTGCCGCCCAAGCAGCCAAGCAGACCGGAAAATTCATCCAAAATTTGGATTACGCAGGGCAAGAAGTGCTGCTAACCAGCCGCCCCATTTTGCATACGCCATGGATTTTAATCAGCAAAATTAATCGCGCCGAAGCACTGCAAGAGTCCCTCAGTCGGCAACGCTTTCTCAGCGGACTGCTGATTTTACTGTTTATCAGCGTCGGTTTAGGCCTGCTGGCCGCGTGGCGACACGGCACCAGTCGTCGTTACCAACAACTCAATTTACAACTCAATCAACAAAGCTCCAAACTGCAAGATCAGCAACAATTGCTGCACAGCATCACCGACAACGTCAGTGACTGCATTGCTTTGATTGACTCACAACAACGACTGATTTTTGTCAATAAAGCCCTCGCGCAAAAACTCGATAGCCAAGCAGAGCAACTGCATGGCAAAACCCTACACGACACATTTGGTCCCTACACCAGCAAACGCTTAGAACAGGCCAGCAAGCAAGCCCAAACACAACAAAAACCCTACTCACTGCGCCATAATCTGGAGATTGCCGGTAAAACAGGCATCTATCACAGCACCTTTCGCCACCTGACCCCCACCGACAACAGCGAAGCCGTTACCCTCTGTGTCGCCCATGACCTGACCCAAATCATGGCGGCGGAAAATCAGCAGCAACAGATGCTCTCCCAGTTGATCAATACCCTGACCAAAGTACTGGAAACCCACGACCCCTACTCAGTCAAACACGCTGAACGAGTCACCGAAGTAGCCGACCAACTGGCGCAGCAGCTTAATTTGAATCAACAACAACAGCAGACGGTGCATCTGGCCGCCAGCTTAATCAATGTCGGTAAATTCTATCTGCCGCAAGAGGTGTTAAATAAAAAGGAGCCGCTGACCCTCGACGAACGTCAACAAGTACAACAACACCTGCAACACACCCAAACTCTGTTACAAGAGATTAATTTTACCGGCCCTGTTCTAAAAACCATTCAGCAAAGCTTTGAACGTCTCGACGGCTCCGGTTATCCTGACGCACTCACAAACAAACAGATCCAAATTGAAGGCCGTATTTTAGCGGTAGCCAATTCATTGATTGCGATGGTGCAACCGCGCCCATGGCGTGAAGCTCTGGACAAACAAACCGCCATCAATCACCTGCTGGCCGACAGTGCTCAATACGACCGAAAAGTGGTAGCGGCGCTGCTTAATTTTGCAGAGAACCATGCGCCCGAAGATTGGTTACAGGAATAA
- a CDS encoding transglutaminase-like cysteine peptidase, with translation MRLNWPLMALLLFTLLGSAQGNEHWRDGLFGYREKIHNPDQALFPKWFTMLERHQEALNKPAKKCKKSFYRSCYDLELNTLIRRLQTASGVQKIKRIHRFTNKLTYISDDRNYRRSDYWATPAEFFLHNGGDCEDYGISKYYALRKLGFRTDQLRLVIAKDSNINIYHAVLAVYLNNTIYILDNRIKQVVHDTDIAHLEPIYAINENNWWRYLPPSSQHRTAAGSAP, from the coding sequence ATGCGATTGAACTGGCCTCTGATGGCTCTGCTGCTGTTTACCCTACTCGGTTCCGCCCAAGGTAACGAACATTGGCGCGACGGTCTGTTTGGCTATCGGGAGAAGATCCATAACCCAGATCAAGCTCTGTTTCCAAAATGGTTCACCATGCTGGAGCGCCACCAAGAAGCTCTTAATAAACCGGCCAAAAAATGCAAAAAGTCCTTCTATCGAAGCTGCTATGATCTGGAGTTGAACACTTTAATCCGCCGTTTACAAACCGCCAGCGGCGTGCAAAAAATAAAACGCATCCACCGCTTCACCAACAAATTAACCTACATCAGCGACGATCGAAATTACCGCCGCTCCGATTACTGGGCCACACCCGCTGAATTTTTTTTGCACAACGGCGGTGATTGCGAGGATTACGGCATCAGTAAATATTACGCTCTGAGAAAATTGGGTTTTCGTACCGATCAACTGCGGCTGGTAATTGCCAAAGACAGCAATATTAATATTTACCATGCGGTTTTGGCGGTCTATTTAAACAACACCATATACATCCTCGACAACCGTATTAAACAGGTCGTACACGATACCGACATCGCCCATCTGGAACCGATCTACGCCATAAATGAGAACAACTGGTGGCGTTATCTGCCCCCCTCTTCACAACACCGAACCGCAGCAGGATCAGCCCCATGA